A portion of the Corynebacterium rouxii genome contains these proteins:
- a CDS encoding M3 family metallopeptidase, with translation MALTLVRLHFMTNPLLQPSTLPYQLPPFAEIRVEHYFPAFTEALARHSAEIAAIANNPEPATWENTVEELERSGRDLERVAAVFFNLHGTDSSAEMDEIAAEIAPRLAQHSDEMYLNAELFERIKQCTPPADPESQRLHEHIIRTFTRHGAGLEDVARLKEINARLSVLSDKFGRNLLESTQKLAVGFSSKEELAGLSDTRIESAAADAKALGRDGYVLPLELPTVQGEQSSLVNPQSRQRVYEASQRRGAETNPEVLVEMVQLRAERAELLGYPTHADYVISEETAGSAEAARKLLYDLAPAATANALGEKKLLSEAAGEEINPADWPYWESKVRLRDYALNEEELSQHFPLKKVLVDGVFFAAHRLYGITVEPRPDLEGYAPGVDVWEVKEEDGSGIGLLLTDYYGRPSKRGGAWMSSFVDQSELLGTKPVVVNVMGLTAPTDGSDALLSIDSLTTVFHEFGHALHGLLSQVRYPTFSGTNVPRDYVEFPSQINENWAFEPEVLRNYAPNLPAHVVDAIEEARQFGQGFATTEYLAAAIIDLAWHSLTSAQAQALSAADIEEFERRALEDAGIEGVQPRYKSTYFNHIFAGGYSAGYYSYLWSEALDADGFDWFKEQQDPRVAGQRFRDLVLSRGGADDFTEAYESLRGREKDVAPLLRRRGLSGAM, from the coding sequence ATGGCGTTAACTTTAGTACGATTGCACTTTATGACTAATCCTTTGCTTCAACCTTCCACCTTGCCGTACCAATTACCGCCATTTGCGGAAATTCGAGTAGAGCATTATTTCCCAGCTTTTACTGAGGCACTTGCACGTCACAGTGCAGAAATTGCTGCGATTGCGAACAATCCAGAACCTGCCACTTGGGAAAATACGGTCGAGGAGCTCGAGCGAAGTGGTCGCGATTTGGAACGAGTGGCGGCAGTCTTTTTTAACTTGCATGGCACGGATTCCAGCGCAGAAATGGATGAGATTGCAGCTGAGATCGCACCACGGCTTGCCCAGCATTCGGATGAGATGTATCTCAACGCTGAACTGTTCGAAAGAATTAAGCAATGCACGCCACCAGCGGATCCAGAGTCGCAGCGCTTGCATGAGCACATTATCAGGACATTTACTCGCCACGGTGCTGGCCTAGAAGACGTTGCACGTTTGAAAGAAATAAATGCGCGGTTGTCGGTGCTCTCGGATAAGTTTGGTCGTAATTTATTAGAGTCCACGCAGAAATTAGCTGTGGGATTTTCCTCAAAAGAGGAGCTCGCGGGGCTAAGTGATACTCGCATTGAGTCGGCTGCCGCTGATGCGAAAGCATTGGGACGCGACGGCTATGTGCTTCCGCTAGAGCTGCCAACGGTTCAAGGCGAACAGAGCTCGCTAGTGAATCCGCAATCTCGGCAGCGGGTATATGAGGCGTCGCAACGTCGAGGCGCCGAAACTAACCCTGAGGTGCTCGTGGAAATGGTGCAGCTACGGGCTGAGCGAGCCGAATTGTTGGGATACCCAACCCACGCGGACTATGTGATTTCTGAGGAAACGGCTGGAAGTGCCGAAGCCGCGCGCAAGCTCCTCTATGATTTAGCGCCAGCTGCAACCGCGAACGCCCTCGGAGAAAAGAAGCTGCTGTCGGAGGCTGCAGGAGAAGAGATCAATCCTGCAGATTGGCCGTACTGGGAGTCCAAGGTACGCCTGCGCGATTATGCGCTCAACGAGGAGGAACTATCACAGCATTTCCCGTTGAAGAAGGTGCTTGTCGACGGAGTCTTCTTCGCAGCACATCGCCTCTACGGTATTACTGTGGAGCCTCGTCCCGACTTAGAAGGCTACGCCCCTGGTGTCGATGTGTGGGAAGTTAAGGAAGAAGACGGCAGTGGTATCGGGCTGTTGCTGACTGATTACTACGGGCGGCCGTCGAAACGCGGTGGTGCTTGGATGAGTAGCTTTGTCGATCAATCGGAGTTGTTGGGTACAAAGCCTGTTGTGGTCAACGTGATGGGGCTGACCGCACCAACCGATGGTTCGGATGCACTGCTCAGTATTGATTCGCTGACCACCGTCTTCCACGAGTTTGGTCACGCGCTGCATGGTTTGCTTTCGCAAGTGCGGTATCCCACGTTTTCGGGAACTAATGTGCCACGCGACTACGTGGAGTTCCCATCGCAGATCAATGAAAACTGGGCGTTTGAACCAGAAGTATTGCGTAACTATGCGCCGAATCTTCCTGCACATGTGGTTGACGCTATTGAAGAAGCACGCCAGTTTGGTCAAGGTTTCGCCACGACCGAGTACCTTGCTGCGGCGATCATTGATCTCGCGTGGCATTCGCTGACCAGCGCACAAGCCCAAGCGCTATCTGCAGCCGATATCGAAGAATTTGAACGTCGCGCGCTCGAAGACGCTGGGATCGAAGGCGTACAACCTCGTTACAAGTCCACCTACTTTAATCACATTTTCGCAGGTGGATACTCTGCTGGGTACTACTCGTATCTTTGGTCCGAAGCGCTTGATGCGGATGGATTTGACTGGTTCAAGGAACAACAAGACCCCCGCGTTGCCGGACAACGATTCCGTGATCTTGTACTATCACGCGGTGGTGCCGACGATTTCACTGAGGCATATGAATCACTTCGTGGTCGCGAAAAAGACGTGGCACCTTTGCTGCGGCGTAGGGGCCTATCGGGGGCCATGTGA
- a CDS encoding alpha/beta fold hydrolase: MSEQITMGPYTGTVHGNAALFDAVAYATLPSEYSAAVRCFSPTQGDYHNNYRTELHATITAPKAAHRYADYPVIVYIHGGAYFEGSRDDISGRTFAEDKVVVVSIDYRLGIQGFTPFAAEESHHYRGIDDCAVALAWVQENIEIFGGDPTNVTVMGNSAGGGIALWLARRDHYTGLFRRLWVSSPAFPRGGDRRSATRWALSAPVTQTGLERLPRRKVVRAETSLRRRYFTDLAFGPHPFNAKELVTLPTVITYTTDECADFVGVKKLQASRWSKYIRKYLAKGLDALPKYIEQLPDDTYFAQLTSDSMIRRWVERVAAARNPWVIEFAGEPALHCKDLPEIFGTGKVHDIAVIFARGYDPLWQPYGQRRSVIRMRLDGSQDHIITDPLAHVRTGFMKS; the protein is encoded by the coding sequence ATGTCCGAGCAGATCACCATGGGACCGTACACCGGCACCGTCCACGGCAATGCAGCGCTTTTCGACGCCGTCGCCTACGCCACCTTGCCCTCCGAGTACTCCGCAGCAGTTCGCTGTTTTAGCCCCACCCAAGGCGACTACCACAACAATTATCGGACTGAACTCCATGCGACGATCACCGCACCTAAAGCAGCTCATCGCTACGCTGATTATCCCGTCATTGTTTATATCCACGGTGGCGCCTATTTCGAAGGCTCCCGCGATGATATTTCGGGACGCACCTTCGCCGAGGACAAAGTTGTAGTGGTCAGCATTGACTACCGCCTCGGAATTCAAGGTTTTACCCCCTTTGCCGCGGAAGAATCCCACCATTATCGTGGCATCGACGATTGCGCTGTGGCGTTGGCGTGGGTCCAAGAAAATATTGAAATCTTTGGTGGCGATCCCACAAATGTCACAGTGATGGGTAATAGTGCCGGTGGCGGAATCGCACTATGGTTGGCTCGCCGCGACCACTACACAGGGCTGTTTCGCCGTCTATGGGTGTCATCCCCAGCATTCCCTCGCGGCGGCGATCGCAGAAGCGCTACCCGCTGGGCGTTATCTGCGCCAGTTACTCAAACAGGACTCGAGCGCTTGCCACGCAGAAAAGTAGTCCGTGCTGAAACCTCACTACGCCGGCGTTACTTCACAGACCTTGCATTTGGCCCGCACCCTTTTAACGCGAAAGAGCTGGTCACACTACCTACAGTGATCACCTACACTACCGACGAATGCGCCGACTTTGTTGGGGTGAAAAAACTCCAGGCCTCGCGTTGGTCCAAGTACATACGCAAGTACCTAGCAAAGGGACTAGATGCTCTGCCTAAATATATCGAGCAGCTTCCCGACGACACCTACTTCGCACAGCTCACCTCGGATTCTATGATCCGACGCTGGGTTGAACGCGTTGCTGCGGCACGAAATCCATGGGTGATTGAGTTCGCCGGAGAACCAGCACTGCACTGCAAGGACCTTCCCGAAATTTTCGGCACGGGCAAAGTTCACGACATAGCAGTGATCTTTGCCCGTGGGTACGACCCGCTTTGGCAACCTTATGGACAACGTCGCAGTGTTATACGTATGCGTCTCGACGGTTCCCAAGACCACATCATCACTGATCCGTTAGCCCATGTTCGCACAGGTTTTATGAAGTCGTAA
- the malQ gene encoding 4-alpha-glucanotransferase — MSYSDLLRELAAAHAISSSYSGFGGAHVEVSDDTLVKTLRSLGVCFGNEDEPATDHEPLTGPMPSEDQIRYALQQRYDAEATRPLPRCVVAVKGDPYVFNVHVHDGAPAEISITLEDGSTAEVTQVENWTPPREVDGITWGEASFQLPTDLPLGWHTITLTSDALTSSCFLIVTPARLSTADKYTEHPVSGVMTQLYSARSKNSWGMGDFNDLGLLAETLAPQADYLLINPLHAAEPIPPVEDSPYLPTTRRFINPIYIRIEDIPEHLLLDDDLHDDIAELTKEFTALNLSPEKIERNSIFDAKLQVLHAVFNVEREPAREQDFQDFIATEGQGLRDFASWCADQELAVLESSAAHAALPEKESLIQFYMWQQWICDQQLGAAQTRATDAGMSIGIIADLAVGIHPAGADALSLANTLVARASVGAPPDSYNHQGQDWSQPPWHPDRLAESGYIPWRDLLRTVLRHAGGVRVDHILGLFRLFWIPRTQSPQTGTYVNYDHNALVGVLALEAERAGAVVIGEDLGTFEPWVQDFLASRGIMGTSVLWFESSPEGGPRKQHEYRQLALTSVTTHDLPPTAGYLAGEHIALREKLGILTTDVATEYAEDLNWQADILNVVRNSGAFESIVPTDFHGVERADRGTSIELLSALHRFLAGTPSALTCTALVDLVADKRAQNQPGTTSDQYPNWCIPLCDESGTPVLIEDLAENPVYQAVTKASTRLH, encoded by the coding sequence GTGAGTTACTCAGATTTGTTACGCGAGCTGGCCGCTGCCCACGCAATCTCTTCGTCGTACTCCGGTTTCGGTGGAGCACACGTGGAAGTTTCGGATGACACGCTGGTCAAGACCCTGCGATCCCTCGGAGTTTGTTTCGGAAATGAAGACGAACCCGCCACCGACCATGAGCCTTTGACTGGGCCTATGCCTAGCGAGGATCAAATCCGCTACGCCCTACAACAGCGTTACGACGCCGAAGCAACCCGCCCCCTCCCCCGATGTGTAGTTGCTGTTAAAGGCGATCCCTACGTTTTCAACGTCCACGTACATGATGGCGCTCCTGCAGAGATCTCCATCACGCTAGAAGACGGCTCCACTGCGGAGGTCACCCAGGTTGAAAACTGGACGCCTCCCCGTGAAGTAGACGGCATTACTTGGGGCGAGGCATCATTCCAGCTACCAACCGATCTCCCATTGGGTTGGCACACCATCACATTGACCTCAGACGCTCTGACGTCGAGCTGTTTCCTTATCGTGACCCCGGCGCGCTTGTCCACCGCCGACAAGTATACAGAGCACCCTGTTAGCGGCGTTATGACGCAGCTGTACTCGGCTCGCAGCAAGAATTCTTGGGGTATGGGTGACTTCAATGACCTCGGCTTGTTGGCTGAGACGCTCGCTCCACAGGCTGATTATCTGTTGATTAATCCTCTGCACGCTGCTGAGCCGATTCCACCAGTGGAGGATTCCCCATACTTGCCTACTACGCGGCGTTTTATCAACCCCATTTATATCCGCATCGAAGATATCCCTGAGCACTTGCTTCTCGACGATGACCTGCACGATGATATCGCCGAGCTTACGAAAGAATTCACTGCGCTTAACCTCTCCCCTGAAAAGATTGAGCGCAATTCAATTTTTGATGCCAAGTTGCAGGTTCTGCATGCGGTATTCAATGTGGAGCGCGAACCTGCGCGTGAGCAGGACTTCCAGGACTTTATCGCCACCGAAGGCCAAGGCCTGCGTGATTTCGCTTCGTGGTGCGCCGATCAGGAGCTAGCAGTTTTGGAAAGCTCCGCAGCACATGCCGCTCTTCCGGAAAAAGAATCTCTTATCCAGTTCTACATGTGGCAGCAGTGGATTTGCGATCAGCAGCTTGGTGCTGCTCAAACCCGTGCCACCGACGCTGGGATGAGCATTGGCATCATCGCCGATCTCGCCGTGGGCATTCACCCAGCGGGTGCCGACGCGCTCTCCCTTGCCAACACCTTAGTCGCCCGTGCTTCGGTAGGTGCGCCACCAGATAGCTACAACCACCAAGGCCAAGACTGGTCTCAGCCACCATGGCACCCAGACCGTTTGGCTGAGTCCGGCTACATCCCTTGGCGTGACCTACTACGTACTGTGCTGCGTCACGCTGGTGGTGTGCGCGTGGACCACATCCTTGGTCTATTCCGGTTGTTCTGGATTCCACGTACGCAGTCTCCACAGACGGGCACTTACGTCAACTACGACCACAATGCTCTCGTCGGTGTGCTTGCTTTGGAAGCAGAGCGCGCAGGTGCTGTGGTTATTGGTGAAGATCTTGGCACCTTCGAGCCTTGGGTTCAGGACTTCCTTGCTTCCCGTGGCATCATGGGCACCTCTGTGCTCTGGTTTGAAAGTTCCCCAGAAGGCGGCCCCCGCAAGCAGCACGAGTATCGCCAATTGGCACTGACCTCGGTGACCACTCACGACTTGCCACCAACTGCCGGCTATCTTGCTGGCGAGCACATTGCGTTGCGTGAGAAACTCGGAATTCTTACCACCGATGTAGCAACTGAGTATGCCGAGGATTTGAACTGGCAGGCAGACATCCTCAACGTGGTCCGCAACTCGGGTGCATTTGAGTCCATCGTCCCTACCGATTTCCACGGGGTGGAACGTGCCGACCGCGGTACATCCATCGAGTTGCTTTCGGCGTTGCACCGCTTCTTGGCTGGTACACCATCAGCACTAACCTGCACCGCTTTGGTAGATCTGGTAGCTGATAAGCGTGCGCAGAACCAGCCGGGTACTACTTCAGATCAGTACCCGAACTGGTGTATTCCGCTATGTGATGAGTCCGGTACACCGGTTCTTATCGAGGACTTGGCCGAAAACCCCGTCTATCAAGCGGTAACCAAGGCGTCGACTCGCCTACATTAG
- a CDS encoding TIGR03773 family transporter-associated surface protein produces the protein MSSLIRRRAFAVLATISLVAPVPAFAGPNDNLIVRTKVHVDSPNAFWDKEADNFTLKSKSGDVLPIEKTVNWVSKGAVDLGEYVYRVPEYNRMSFLGEPGKRLYWSGKVEGGKGAPIWAGFGADIGLPTEKFRDKSFNLEIDSFDGSGKMELFRGTGAPGWPVERLWSSHETGLRATWIDKGNHTHNFTTYSKPGQYEITYRASARTVDGKLIQSEPQKLVWQVGGSEPNKSGLGDVKEAYEHAESYGSETGGKFSIQPYVGEKYSKAKGDMTQLSFDTGNSKDSGHAVFFIDGYYLAEVPVKNGKAEWIEMIGDDDSDFQVVYVPSKESETKRWISKKITAHTDPNGELKETAESTEDFPVGKAKEPAPEFNSDEIVPDSNVVSVSTSKLPSSAEENDEEAEGDINMTVAPNDDRLVLQVKGGYYSAVPGVDLNDLVANNAADCPTDFISYPGHRTMRQNVDGCEEEGYILALDIIPTSRTMVGGKATLVDYLGDKFRETKPTDVQFAKTESIASSKNEGEETEKPDGGVSNSHDIDEESENVESEGNDTDGPIIDITHGHVDIAPRDNNDELALMLKDESGIASDEATWRDPQKVRFIVKEDRLISLKDDSSILGKKGTKVYILPESGSQSNFHPWPGLSTEELYAKTGKNYSFNFNTKSKPENGKWVAFTGGTYGNPLNVIADSSKPSTFKAEGSMHKHMSWGFSEPGVYEIEVTVTEDGGKKTKPAILTFVVGDTAKPTGNKIANGNHDDKELIEPLVVKPNKPVRNSEKASDNEQGSLRPIETGHLDFGPAFVNDKLGFYIGDESGRATDTTDASGHHLHDPNKVVLVVGANRKRTLGKEVPVNEDTEFIGKKGDTFYHLPLSEDHSAIWPGFDTNKIAHAFPKGMDIEIKPESQPEGARWYAHRFSNLGTSAQRIADSTGPARIHSDKPFHSHLDWIFTAAGTYKIQMRAVNDTDATDWTTITFDVDSNNAAKESVDKPLKAATPLSGAPVPKASESAGKSKSGLLANTGLSAAEWLMALAMLLIGAGFWILGMKRMRD, from the coding sequence ATGTCATCCCTCATCCGCCGTCGCGCCTTCGCGGTGCTCGCAACCATCTCCCTTGTGGCCCCCGTACCAGCATTCGCTGGCCCCAATGACAACCTCATTGTCCGCACGAAAGTGCATGTGGACTCGCCCAACGCATTCTGGGACAAAGAGGCGGACAACTTCACTCTCAAATCAAAGAGCGGGGATGTTCTTCCGATTGAAAAGACAGTTAACTGGGTAAGCAAAGGGGCAGTTGATCTCGGCGAATATGTGTATCGAGTGCCAGAATATAATCGAATGAGTTTCTTGGGTGAACCTGGTAAAAGGCTTTACTGGAGCGGCAAAGTTGAAGGAGGGAAAGGTGCGCCTATCTGGGCGGGCTTCGGTGCAGATATCGGGCTTCCAACTGAAAAATTTCGAGATAAGTCTTTCAACCTAGAGATTGATTCGTTTGACGGCTCCGGAAAAATGGAGCTGTTCCGAGGCACTGGTGCACCAGGATGGCCAGTCGAACGACTATGGTCGTCCCATGAAACGGGGCTTCGTGCAACATGGATTGATAAAGGCAACCATACACATAATTTCACTACCTACAGCAAACCTGGTCAGTACGAAATTACATATCGAGCTTCTGCACGTACTGTCGACGGCAAGCTTATTCAATCTGAACCACAAAAACTTGTGTGGCAGGTAGGAGGATCTGAACCAAATAAAAGCGGTTTAGGGGACGTTAAAGAAGCATATGAACATGCGGAAAGCTACGGCTCTGAAACTGGTGGGAAGTTTTCTATACAGCCATATGTAGGTGAGAAGTATAGTAAAGCTAAAGGTGATATGACCCAGCTGAGTTTTGATACTGGAAACTCAAAAGATTCTGGACATGCGGTTTTCTTTATTGACGGCTACTACTTGGCGGAAGTCCCCGTAAAAAACGGTAAAGCCGAATGGATTGAAATGATCGGGGACGATGATTCGGATTTCCAAGTCGTATATGTGCCTAGTAAAGAATCGGAAACCAAGCGCTGGATTTCCAAGAAAATTACGGCGCATACTGATCCAAATGGCGAGCTAAAAGAAACTGCTGAATCTACGGAAGATTTTCCTGTAGGTAAAGCCAAAGAACCGGCGCCAGAATTTAACTCTGATGAAATAGTTCCCGATAGTAACGTTGTAAGTGTTTCAACTTCAAAATTGCCCTCATCAGCTGAGGAAAATGATGAAGAAGCCGAAGGGGATATTAACATGACTGTTGCCCCTAACGACGATAGGCTCGTCCTTCAAGTTAAAGGCGGTTACTATTCTGCAGTTCCTGGTGTAGACCTCAACGACCTTGTAGCCAACAATGCTGCAGATTGTCCTACAGATTTTATCAGTTACCCAGGGCATCGAACTATGCGGCAGAACGTGGACGGTTGCGAAGAAGAAGGCTATATCTTGGCGCTTGATATCATCCCAACCTCCCGCACAATGGTGGGAGGCAAAGCTACCTTAGTTGATTATCTTGGTGATAAATTCCGCGAAACTAAGCCTACTGATGTTCAATTTGCAAAAACTGAATCTATTGCGTCTTCAAAGAACGAAGGCGAGGAGACTGAAAAGCCTGACGGGGGAGTTTCTAATTCTCATGATATTGATGAAGAATCAGAGAATGTAGAATCTGAGGGCAATGATACAGACGGACCTATTATTGATATCACTCACGGGCATGTAGATATTGCCCCACGTGATAACAACGACGAATTAGCCTTGATGCTGAAGGACGAGAGCGGAATTGCCTCAGATGAAGCAACATGGCGTGATCCTCAGAAAGTTCGATTTATTGTAAAAGAAGATCGACTTATATCCCTGAAGGACGATTCCAGTATCCTAGGTAAAAAAGGTACAAAAGTTTACATTTTGCCAGAGTCAGGCAGCCAGTCTAATTTCCATCCTTGGCCTGGCTTGAGCACTGAAGAACTGTACGCAAAAACAGGCAAGAACTATTCTTTCAACTTTAATACTAAATCGAAACCTGAAAATGGTAAATGGGTAGCTTTTACCGGTGGTACGTACGGAAACCCATTAAATGTTATTGCTGATTCTTCGAAGCCATCAACTTTTAAAGCCGAAGGTTCCATGCATAAGCATATGTCGTGGGGTTTTAGTGAGCCTGGTGTCTACGAGATTGAAGTAACCGTAACTGAAGACGGTGGAAAGAAAACCAAGCCCGCAATTCTCACCTTTGTCGTCGGGGATACTGCAAAACCTACTGGCAACAAAATCGCAAACGGTAACCACGATGATAAGGAACTCATCGAGCCACTGGTTGTAAAGCCAAACAAGCCAGTGCGAAACAGCGAGAAAGCTTCTGATAATGAACAGGGGAGCTTGCGACCCATCGAGACAGGGCACCTTGATTTCGGGCCAGCTTTTGTTAACGACAAACTAGGCTTCTACATCGGTGATGAGTCGGGGCGTGCTACGGATACCACGGATGCTAGCGGACATCATCTGCACGACCCAAACAAAGTAGTACTGGTGGTTGGAGCCAACCGTAAGCGTACGCTTGGTAAGGAAGTCCCAGTAAACGAAGATACTGAATTTATCGGTAAGAAAGGGGATACCTTCTACCACCTGCCACTATCTGAGGATCACTCGGCTATCTGGCCTGGTTTCGACACCAACAAGATTGCTCATGCCTTCCCAAAGGGAATGGACATTGAGATCAAGCCAGAAAGTCAACCTGAAGGTGCGCGGTGGTATGCTCACCGCTTCTCTAATTTGGGTACTTCTGCACAACGCATTGCGGATTCCACAGGCCCTGCTCGCATACATAGTGATAAGCCATTTCACTCGCATCTTGATTGGATCTTCACCGCGGCCGGTACTTACAAGATCCAAATGCGTGCGGTCAATGACACGGATGCGACAGACTGGACCACGATTACCTTCGATGTTGACTCGAATAACGCTGCTAAGGAAAGCGTCGATAAGCCTCTGAAGGCTGCCACACCACTCAGCGGAGCTCCGGTGCCCAAGGCGTCGGAGTCGGCAGGCAAGTCCAAGTCGGGTCTGCTGGCCAACACTGGTCTGAGCGCCGCGGAGTGGCTGATGGCATTGGCTATGCTGCTCATCGGTGCCGGATTCTGGATTTTGGGCATGAAGCGCATGCGCGACTAA
- the idi gene encoding isopentenyl-diphosphate Delta-isomerase, protein MKDVELVVLADEFGKPSGTAVKSEVHTTDTPLHFAFSCYVRNNKGELLITRRALSKKTWPGVWTNSACGHLMPGETSEQAVTRRVPHEIGISQDKLVNIACVLPDFSYRAVDSRGIVEWEICPVFTAEVTDDTLMPEAEEVDSLVWVEPSKLIHAVHSAPFAFSPWMVEQLQHEALRTALTTS, encoded by the coding sequence ATGAAAGACGTTGAACTGGTTGTGCTTGCCGACGAATTCGGCAAGCCGTCCGGCACTGCTGTGAAAAGTGAAGTACATACTACGGATACTCCTTTGCATTTCGCTTTTTCTTGTTATGTGCGAAACAATAAAGGTGAGCTGCTCATTACTCGGCGTGCACTTAGTAAAAAGACATGGCCCGGAGTATGGACTAACTCTGCTTGTGGGCATCTTATGCCGGGGGAAACCTCTGAGCAAGCGGTTACTCGCAGGGTCCCTCACGAGATTGGGATTTCCCAGGACAAATTAGTCAACATCGCTTGTGTCTTGCCCGATTTTAGTTATCGCGCTGTGGATTCACGCGGCATTGTGGAGTGGGAAATCTGCCCAGTATTCACTGCAGAGGTGACTGACGATACTCTCATGCCTGAAGCTGAAGAAGTGGACTCGTTAGTGTGGGTTGAACCAAGCAAGCTTATACATGCAGTGCATTCTGCCCCATTTGCTTTTAGCCCATGGATGGTTGAACAGTTGCAGCATGAGGCGCTTCGTACAGCACTTACGACTTCATAA
- a CDS encoding AMP-dependent synthetase/ligase, translating to MQEVTAEAKYTIGPNETCLTAMLDTAKARPFGVMFTRPKNYEWINVTSQEFVEEVFEVAKGLIQSGVEQGDRVALLSETRYEWSLLDFAIWAAGAVSVPIYGSSSLRQVEWIIEDSGAVFAITETREHSELMKNLVLGDDGHPALKGSPSQLRRIVEINSSAISTLKFEGRDVPDSVVEERIANTSSSDLASLVYTSGTTGRPKGCRLTHYNWLSQVRGLLTNDIGAIAVPGNRVLTFLPLAHVLARAVSLAVAIGGATQSHWSDFSTISVEFQRARPNLILGVPRVFEKVRNGAAANAMAASPIKGKLFLEAEKVAQDYSRALDTSEGPSRALQLKHKAFDKLVYRKIREAMGNAVRYCISGGSAISPDLMHFFRGLGVPVYEGYGLTETTAAAAVDFANQEIGTVGPPVGGTSIRINDDGEILVKGNIVFDGYWKNEEATAESMHDGWFNTGDLGEILESGHLVITGRKKDLIVTAGGKNVSPGPLEDSLRSHPLISQAMVVGDGKPFIGLLITLDEDMLKRWKLNRNIPESKTVRDLSSDPVLRAEIQDAINLANSTVSHAEAIKKFYILDRDLSEEANELTPTMKVKRNVVARRYADAIDALYGH from the coding sequence GTGCAAGAAGTAACCGCAGAGGCTAAATACACTATCGGCCCAAATGAGACCTGTTTGACCGCCATGTTGGACACCGCTAAAGCGCGTCCTTTTGGTGTGATGTTTACTCGTCCCAAAAATTATGAGTGGATAAATGTCACATCCCAAGAGTTCGTTGAAGAGGTCTTTGAGGTGGCAAAAGGGCTGATTCAGTCCGGTGTGGAACAAGGAGATCGCGTGGCGTTGCTCTCGGAGACGCGCTACGAGTGGTCGCTACTCGACTTCGCCATTTGGGCGGCTGGTGCAGTATCTGTGCCAATTTATGGCTCCTCCTCGTTGCGGCAAGTCGAGTGGATCATCGAGGACTCCGGCGCAGTATTCGCCATCACCGAAACTCGCGAGCACTCCGAGTTAATGAAGAACCTCGTGCTTGGCGACGACGGCCACCCAGCGCTCAAAGGATCCCCCTCGCAGCTACGGCGCATCGTGGAGATCAACTCCTCTGCAATTTCCACACTGAAATTTGAGGGACGCGACGTACCTGATTCCGTCGTGGAGGAACGCATTGCCAACACGTCGTCAAGCGACCTTGCCTCCTTGGTGTACACCTCGGGCACTACTGGTCGCCCCAAGGGCTGCCGCCTGACACACTACAACTGGTTATCGCAGGTACGTGGGCTTCTCACAAACGATATTGGAGCCATTGCGGTACCAGGCAACCGTGTGCTGACCTTCCTGCCACTCGCACACGTGCTGGCCCGAGCTGTGTCGTTAGCCGTTGCGATCGGCGGCGCAACGCAATCTCACTGGTCTGACTTCTCAACCATTTCTGTGGAATTCCAGCGTGCTCGCCCCAACCTGATCCTGGGTGTGCCACGCGTATTTGAAAAGGTGCGCAATGGTGCGGCCGCAAACGCCATGGCGGCTAGCCCTATTAAAGGCAAACTGTTCCTCGAGGCAGAAAAGGTCGCACAAGACTACTCGCGTGCACTGGATACCTCAGAGGGGCCAAGCCGTGCACTGCAACTTAAGCACAAGGCATTCGACAAGCTGGTCTACCGCAAGATTCGCGAGGCCATGGGCAACGCTGTGCGTTACTGTATCTCCGGTGGCTCCGCGATAAGCCCCGACCTCATGCATTTTTTCCGCGGCCTCGGAGTGCCCGTGTACGAAGGCTACGGCTTGACCGAAACCACGGCAGCTGCAGCGGTAGACTTTGCCAACCAAGAAATCGGCACCGTCGGCCCACCAGTCGGTGGCACTTCGATTCGCATTAACGACGACGGCGAGATCCTGGTCAAAGGCAACATCGTCTTCGACGGTTACTGGAAGAACGAAGAAGCCACTGCCGAAAGCATGCATGACGGCTGGTTTAACACAGGTGACCTCGGCGAAATCCTCGAATCTGGGCACCTTGTTATCACCGGACGCAAGAAGGACCTTATCGTTACCGCAGGTGGAAAGAACGTCTCCCCGGGTCCTTTGGAAGACTCGCTGCGTTCGCACCCACTGATCAGCCAAGCGATGGTGGTTGGCGACGGAAAGCCATTTATTGGCTTGCTGATTACTCTCGACGAGGACATGCTCAAACGCTGGAAGCTCAACCGCAACATTCCAGAAAGCAAGACCGTACGGGATCTGTCCTCTGACCCCGTACTACGAGCCGAAATCCAAGATGCTATTAACTTGGCAAACTCTACTGTTTCGCATGCGGAAGCAATCAAGAAGTTCTACATCTTGGACCGCGATCTGTCGGAGGAAGCAAACGAGCTCACCCCAACGATGAAGGTAAAGCGTAACGTTGTGGCACGTCGATACGCAGATGCTATCGACGCTCTCTACGGGCACTAA